A single Xiphias gladius isolate SHS-SW01 ecotype Sanya breed wild chromosome 22, ASM1685928v1, whole genome shotgun sequence DNA region contains:
- the upp1 gene encoding uridine phosphorylase 1: MDSKDDKRDVSCSSPVCVHNPHLDALKDDILYHFSLGTATHDLPAMFGDVKYVCVGGSPWRMKSFTEFIAAELGMENPKSEYPNICAGTDRYAMYRVGPVLSVSHGMGIPSIAIMLHELIKLLHHAQCKDVTIIRIGTSGGIGLEPGTVVVTKQSVDATFLPKFEQVILGKPVVRNTDLDQSLAEELLQCSKELNQFETVIGNTMCTLDFYEGQARLDGAFCSYSEKDKQDYLNKASEAGVCNIEMESSVFASMCKLSGLRAAVVCVTLLDRLKGDQLKSSHEVLHSFQQRPQKLVGYFIKKQLKAKAILN; encoded by the exons ATGGACTCAAAGGACGACAAGCGAGACGTGTCCTGCAGCAG CCCTGTTTGTGTGCACAACCCACACCTGGATGCACTGAAAGATGACATCCTCTACCACTTCAGTCTCGGAACAGCAACTCATGACCTACCAGCAATGTTTGGTGATGTCAAA tatgtgtgtgttgggggcaGTCCCTGGAGAATGAAGTCATTCACTGAGTTCATTGCAGCTGAACTTGGTATGGAGAACCCCAAATCAGAGTACCCAAATATCTGTGCTGGAACGGACCGCTATGCCATGTACAGAGTTGGCCCTGTACTCTCTGTCAGT catgGCATGGGCATTCCGTCTATCGCCATAATGTTGCATGAGCTAATAAAGCTCCTCCATCATGCACAATGCAAAGATGTTACAATTATACGCATTGGGACATCGGGCGGAATAG gcCTGGAGCCTGGCACTGTTGTTGTTACCAAACAGTCTGTGGATGCCACCTTCCTGCCCAAGTTTGAGCAGGTGATCCTGGGTAAGCCGGTGGTGCGCAATACTGATCTGGACCAAAGCCTCGCTGAGGAGCTGTTGCAGTGCAGCAAAGAACTGAATCAGTTTGAGACAGTGATAGGCAACACCATGTGTACACTGGATTTCTATGAAG GGCAAGCGCGTTTGGATGGTGCGTTCTGCTCCTACAGTGAGAAGGATAAACAGGACTACCTCAATAAAGCCAGCGAAGCAGGAGTGTGCAATATTGAAATGGAGTCATCAGTTTTTGCTTCTATGTGCAAGCTGAGTGGTCTACGag CGGCTGTGGTTTGTGTGACGTTACTGGATCGGCTGAAGGGGGATCAACTGAAGAGCTCTCATGAAGTTCTTCACAGTTTCCAACAACGTCCTCAGAAACTGGTTGGGTACTTCATTAAGAAGCAGCTGAAGGCCAAAGCAATCCTTAACTGA
- the stmn2a gene encoding stathmin-2a has product MAKTATAYKEKMKELSVLSLICSCFYPESRNKLMCEFEDMEVKPINKRASGQAFEVILKPLSPVSDVAHNLPSSPKRDISLEDIEKKLEAAEERRKYQEAQVLRALAEKREHERDVLLKAMEENSNFSKMAEEKLQIKMEQIKENREALLAAMIERLQEKERHAAVVRRNKELREELTA; this is encoded by the exons ATGGCTAAAACAGCAACCG CATACAAAGAGAAGATGAAGGAGTTGTCTGTCCTCTCCCTCATCTGCTCCTGCTTCTACCCAGAGTCACGCAACAAGCTCATGTGTGAGTTTGAAG ACATGGAGGTGAAACCCATAAATAAGAGGGCCTCAGGCCAGGCCTTTGAGGTGATTCTCAAGCCTCTGTCTCCAGTGTCAGACGTAGCCCACAACCTCCCCTCATCCCCCAAGAGAGATATCTCTTTGGAGGACATTGAGAAGAAACTGGAGGCTGCTGAAGAACGGAGGAAG TACCAAGAGGCCCAGGTGCTGAGGGCTTTGGCAGAAAAGCGAGAGCATGAGAGGGACGTGCTGCTAAAGGCCATGGAAGAGAACAGCAACTTCAGCAAGATGGCTGAGGAGAAGCTCCAGATAAAGATGGAGCAGATCAAGGAGAACCGTGAAGCCCTTCTGGCAGCCATGATTGAGCGTCTACAGGAGAAG GAGAGACATGCAGCCGTGGTGCGCAGGAACAAAGAGCTGAGGGAAGAGCTGACAGCATAA
- the LOC120783705 gene encoding hairy/enhancer-of-split related with YRPW motif protein 1-like, which yields MPPAPPRRDSDHSGGQTLTFKLLHGRSAVSEPLPRSLHGVVAPPRARRREMKRSHNYSSSDSDLDDNVEVEKDSGDENGQIDSHGSMSPSTTTQVQARKRRRGIIEKRRRDRINNSLSELRRLVPSAFEKQGSAKLEKAEILQMTVDHLKMLHSSGGKGYFEAHALAKDYRSLGFRECLAETARYLSIIEGRDSTDPLRVRLVSHLSNCASQREVHTGLEHLAWGSAYGTAPAHLPQPLLLQHPQGRTPASRSNSSPPSSSSSSSTSSSSSTEASGTSRLSVMPPTESLRVSPNGSLPLSLPVPTSKLSPPLLSSLSSLSAFPLSFGAFPLISPTALSTVSPSSTLSKPYRPWGTEIGAF from the exons ATGCCCCCCGCCCCTCCGCGGCGTGACAGTGATCACAGCGGAGGGCAGACTCTGACGTTTAAACTGTTGCACGGACGCTCCGCTGTCAGTGAGCCACTGCCGCGTTCCCTGCACGGAGTCGTTGCACCGCCACGGGCTCGGAGGCGAGAGATGAAGCGAAGCCACAACTACAGTTCGTCCGACAGCGACCTGGACGACAATGTCGAGGTGGAGAAAGACAGCGGCGACGAAAATGG ACAAATCGATTCTCACGGCTCCATGTCGCCCTCCACAACCACCCAAGTGCAAGCCAGAAAAAGGCGCAGAGGG atCATTGAGAAACGGAGACGTGACCGAATCAACAACAGTCTGTCAGAACTGAGGAGATTGGTGCCAAGTGCCTTTGAGAAACAG GGATCAGCTAAActggaaaaagcagaaatactcCAAATGACCGTGGACCATTTGAAGATGCTTCATTCGTCTGGAGGTAAAG GTTACTTTGAGGCTCATGCTCTTGCTAAGGATTACCGCAGCCTGGGCTTCAGGGAGTGCCTGGCAGAGACAGCTCGCTACTTGAGCATCATCGAGGGTCGGGACAGCACAGACCCCCTCCGTGTACGCTTGGTGTCCCACCTCAGCAACTGCGCCTCTCAGAGGGAGGTGCACACTGGACTGGAACACTTGGCCTGGGGCTCTGCCTACGGAACTGCCCCTGCCCATCTCCCCCAGCCCCTCCTCCTACAACACCCTCAGGGCAGGACACCTGCATCCAGAAGCAACAGTAgcccaccctcctcctcctcttcttcctctacatcttcctcctcctccactgagGCATCTGGGACGTCCAGACTCAGTGTCATGCCCCCCACAGAGTCCCTCAGGGTATCTCCAAACGGCTCGCTGCCCCTCAGTCTGCCTGTGCCAACATCCAAGCTTTCGCCACCgctcctctcatccctctcctCGCTTTCGGCCTTCCCCCTCTCCTTCGGTGCTTTCCCTCTCATCTCCCCGACAGCCCTCAGCACAGTGAGCCCCTCCTCCACCCTGTCAAAGCCCTACAGACCTTGGGGCACGGAGATCGGGGCCTTCTGA